In Marinobacter sp. LQ44, the following are encoded in one genomic region:
- a CDS encoding IS1380 family transposase — MVPEKLTFSPLVRRKIEADFSGGHITSDAGLLLLREIDKQHRLTQRLASVLNDSRNPVLVRHKLETMTRQRVFGVAAGYEDLNDHEALRFDQALQTAVGRESDLAGKSTLCRMEQQVDRQSVVKAHELLWHHFIEQHETPPKEIVLDFDGTDIPVHGDQPGKFFNAYYDHHCYFPLYVFCGRHLLVSYLRTSNRSDSRHSWAILALLVKFIRQYWPDTRIMFRGDSGFYRPRLLSWCDRNNVDYLVGISKNSRLLKDVEAPSQLVRDTHQKVGEKVSATYRFRYQAHSWKFPRWVVARLEEGELGSNPRFVISSRYDDGFKLYYEQYCARGDMENRIKDQQLYLFADRTSSVQWWTNQWRLILSGFAYTLFERLRAHLKKTPFERMSASNLRLKLIKVGAVIIRNTRRIRVLMSDSYPYKDELTDLVRRLVPG, encoded by the coding sequence ATTGAAGCCGATTTCTCCGGTGGTCATATCACCTCCGATGCCGGGTTGCTCCTGCTTCGGGAAATCGACAAGCAACACCGTCTGACTCAGCGCCTGGCCTCGGTGCTTAACGATTCACGGAATCCGGTCTTGGTTCGTCACAAGCTGGAAACCATGACTCGACAACGGGTCTTCGGCGTAGCCGCCGGATATGAAGACCTGAACGATCACGAGGCACTGCGTTTTGACCAAGCTCTGCAAACCGCTGTTGGCCGAGAGAGCGATTTAGCCGGCAAGTCCACGCTGTGCCGAATGGAGCAGCAGGTGGACAGGCAATCGGTCGTTAAAGCCCACGAACTACTTTGGCATCACTTTATCGAACAGCATGAGACACCGCCGAAGGAAATCGTGCTGGATTTTGATGGCACTGATATCCCGGTTCATGGCGACCAGCCCGGCAAGTTCTTCAACGCCTATTACGACCACCACTGTTACTTTCCGCTGTACGTGTTCTGTGGTCGCCACCTGCTGGTGAGCTACCTGCGCACCAGTAACCGCAGTGACAGCCGCCACAGCTGGGCCATTCTGGCCCTGCTGGTGAAGTTCATTCGGCAGTACTGGCCTGATACCCGCATCATGTTCCGGGGTGACAGCGGCTTCTACCGTCCCCGATTGCTGAGCTGGTGCGACCGGAATAACGTGGATTACCTGGTCGGCATCAGCAAAAACAGCCGGTTGCTCAAGGACGTGGAAGCGCCGTCACAACTGGTCCGGGACACGCACCAGAAAGTCGGTGAAAAAGTCTCCGCCACTTATCGGTTCCGGTATCAGGCGCATTCCTGGAAGTTCCCTCGCTGGGTGGTGGCTCGCCTGGAAGAAGGCGAGCTGGGTTCCAACCCTCGCTTCGTGATCAGCTCCCGCTATGACGACGGTTTTAAGCTCTATTACGAACAGTACTGCGCCCGAGGCGACATGGAAAACCGGATCAAGGATCAGCAGCTGTATCTGTTCGCGGATCGAACGTCGAGCGTTCAGTGGTGGACCAATCAATGGCGGCTGATCTTATCCGGCTTCGCTTACACCTTGTTCGAGCGATTACGAGCGCACCTGAAGAAGACACCCTTCGAACGGATGAGCGCCAGCAATCTGCGGCTGAAGCTGATCAAGGTTGGCGCGGTCATCATCCGCAATACCCGCCGAATCCGGGTGCTGATGAGCGACAGCTATCCCTATAAAGATGAACTCACAGATCTGGTACGCCGCCTGGTTCCGGGGTAG